The Fimbriimonas ginsengisoli Gsoil 348 genome window below encodes:
- a CDS encoding IS110 family transposase: protein MTSVSVEVGIDVAKDWLDVSVSGGKVFRVPNTADGIRGLIAGLSKGSVVHLEASGGYERVPRRLLQGAGLEVRTHDPLRVRRRAQSDSHRGKTDALDARHLSNTGASLKATAPKSPTREALCDLSRSIQTLKRFVSQTKVRAGVPGLEPYVKQALRDTAALVEVRIRKMEKEFAQRVKKTALRTRYELAMSVPGVGPILSRVVTSELPDDLSPFSISQLTSYASVAPIDDSSGKQTKPARIQRGNLHLKAALYMPALGCIQRQKWARELYARLMARGRKHEQAIVAVMRRLLIRILEVLKRGTPWVVKPDEEASVATP, encoded by the coding sequence ATGACAAGTGTATCTGTAGAAGTAGGAATCGACGTCGCCAAAGATTGGCTGGACGTCTCGGTAAGCGGCGGGAAGGTATTTCGAGTGCCGAATACGGCGGACGGAATCAGGGGGCTCATCGCGGGTCTTTCTAAAGGATCGGTCGTTCATTTAGAAGCAAGCGGCGGGTACGAGCGGGTTCCAAGGCGGCTGCTTCAAGGAGCCGGCCTAGAGGTGCGCACTCACGATCCTTTGCGGGTGAGGCGACGGGCGCAGTCGGATTCCCATCGGGGGAAGACAGATGCGCTGGACGCTCGCCACCTCTCAAATACGGGCGCGTCTTTAAAGGCGACGGCGCCAAAGAGCCCGACGCGCGAAGCACTGTGCGATCTCTCCCGTAGCATCCAGACGCTCAAGCGGTTCGTTTCGCAAACGAAGGTGCGGGCGGGGGTGCCGGGCCTTGAGCCGTACGTGAAGCAGGCGCTTCGGGACACCGCCGCCCTCGTCGAGGTCCGGATTCGCAAGATGGAGAAGGAGTTCGCGCAGCGGGTGAAGAAGACGGCTTTGCGCACAAGATACGAACTGGCGATGAGCGTGCCAGGGGTGGGACCGATCCTGTCGCGGGTGGTGACGAGCGAGCTCCCAGACGATCTGAGTCCGTTCTCGATCTCCCAACTCACCTCCTACGCAAGCGTCGCGCCCATCGACGACAGCTCCGGCAAGCAGACCAAGCCGGCGCGAATCCAACGAGGGAATCTGCATCTGAAAGCGGCTCTCTATATGCCCGCCCTGGGATGTATCCAGCGCCAGAAGTGGGCGAGGGAGCTCTACGCCCGGTTGATGGCCAGAGGGAGAAAGCATGAGCAGGCAATCGTCGCGGTGATGCGCCGGCTCCTAATACGCATTCTCGAGGTGCTTAAGCGGGGAACTCCGTGGGTGGTGAAGCCGGACGAGGAGGCGAGCGTGGCTACCCCCTAG
- a CDS encoding GNAT family N-acetyltransferase: protein MPTNNTSLETPRLSLRPMTASDETALLAIFTDPNVMAAFHAPPFSQDQMRKWIDRNLKHQIEYGYGLFSVFQKSDGALIGNCGLERMELDGQIVHELGYDFLSSHWNRGYATEAATAVRDHAFARLRLPRLISLIRVGNEPSRRVAEKIGMRLVTEISRHNVSYWMYEVPV from the coding sequence ATGCCGACCAATAACACCTCTCTAGAGACCCCCCGACTCTCCCTACGGCCGATGACTGCGTCGGACGAGACGGCGCTCTTGGCGATCTTCACCGATCCAAACGTGATGGCGGCCTTTCACGCACCCCCATTCAGCCAAGACCAGATGCGAAAGTGGATCGACCGGAATCTGAAGCATCAGATCGAATACGGCTACGGCCTATTCAGCGTCTTCCAAAAGAGCGATGGCGCCCTGATCGGCAACTGCGGTTTGGAGAGAATGGAGCTCGACGGACAGATCGTCCACGAGCTCGGCTACGACTTCCTAAGCTCCCATTGGAATCGAGGCTACGCGACCGAAGCCGCCACCGCCGTCCGAGACCACGCCTTCGCCCGCCTCCGCCTCCCCCGACTGATCAGCCTCATCCGCGTCGGCAACGAACCCTCCCGCCGAGTGGCCGAGAAAATCGGCATGCGCCTCGTCACCGAGATCAGCCGTCACAACGTAAGCTACTGGATGTACGAAGTACCGGTGTAG
- a CDS encoding MmcQ/YjbR family DNA-binding protein: MTTHDDVRRICSRLPGAVEGVDRFGFSVEVKGKFKGFLWTWAERIDPKKARVVNDSVLAIIVPGLAAKDAINQSDPDKYIIDPHYNGFPAVLVRLDAVDPEELEDLIVEAWRCKAPPALVKQYDTSTQ; the protein is encoded by the coding sequence ATGACGACCCATGACGACGTGCGGCGAATCTGCTCCCGGCTCCCGGGCGCGGTGGAAGGGGTGGATCGGTTTGGCTTTTCCGTCGAGGTCAAAGGGAAATTCAAGGGTTTCCTTTGGACCTGGGCCGAACGGATCGATCCAAAAAAGGCGCGCGTCGTCAACGACTCCGTCCTGGCCATCATCGTCCCCGGCCTCGCCGCCAAAGACGCCATCAACCAATCCGACCCCGACAAGTACATCATCGACCCCCACTACAACGGCTTCCCGGCCGTCCTGGTGAGGCTAGACGCCGTCGACCCGGAAGAGCTCGAAGACCTCATCGTCGAAGCCTGGCGCTGCAAAGCACCCCCCGCCTTGGTTAAGCAATACGACACCTCGACGCAGTAG
- a CDS encoding helix-turn-helix domain-containing protein, with protein sequence MATSEKRSLAQYEQRLNDVLDYVEQNFDSPLPLERLADIAHFSPFHFHRLFKAYVGEAPHTFLRRLRLQKAIGLMEGKRRTLAEIAVECGFAWTPNGRTIPTPEGSPELSRGSQTRGETP encoded by the coding sequence ATGGCAACGAGCGAAAAGCGTTCCCTAGCCCAGTACGAGCAGCGTCTGAACGACGTGCTCGACTACGTCGAGCAGAACTTCGACTCTCCGCTCCCACTGGAGCGGTTGGCCGACATCGCCCACTTTTCGCCGTTTCATTTCCACCGCCTCTTCAAGGCGTACGTCGGCGAAGCGCCGCACACGTTTCTTCGCCGGTTGAGGCTTCAGAAAGCGATCGGACTCATGGAAGGGAAGCGGCGAACCCTCGCCGAGATTGCCGTCGAGTGTGGGTTTGCCTGGACACCAAATGGACGGACCATTCCGACCCCGGAGGGGTCTCCAGAACTTAGCCGCGGGTCGCAGACCCGGGGTGAGACGCCCTAA
- a CDS encoding pyridoxal phosphate-dependent aminotransferase, translated as MTSGQRDSALCHFPPMGVYETLFKFLDATGKYMGTEGTHPWAQGFPLTTPLPGGPDIPTRIDFTHQDLKYPQATGGQELLVALRDYYRHFYGANLTTDNIAIFAGGRPAIYATLAFLKPEMRVLVEETEYTPYWDALRLLSKSPTLIPSNPENAFRPGIEDYEMAGPGLVLKSNPSNPTGVTWTGERLRSLVALCSQPGWAGLIDEAYEFFHEPEPDSALRYVEDIDRTNLFVVSAATKGLQAPGLRVGWIAASKANIELFRNFSSIAMGGVARPSQICVAGMLELERVAQARRAVGTYYGGQRKRYEAALADLGFELFTGDGGFYHWARLPGGLTADAFNERLFAHQAAILPGPLCDMLRRGPSSPLSPFIRFSFGPLKADSFETDVAILAACVR; from the coding sequence ATGACGAGTGGCCAACGAGATTCCGCCCTCTGCCACTTCCCGCCGATGGGAGTCTACGAGACCCTCTTCAAGTTCCTCGACGCAACCGGAAAGTACATGGGGACGGAAGGAACCCACCCCTGGGCGCAAGGCTTCCCGCTCACCACCCCACTTCCCGGCGGACCGGACATCCCGACGCGCATCGACTTCACCCACCAAGACCTCAAGTACCCGCAGGCGACCGGCGGGCAGGAGCTCCTCGTCGCTCTGCGCGATTACTATCGCCACTTCTACGGCGCGAACCTCACCACCGACAACATCGCCATCTTCGCCGGCGGCCGCCCCGCCATCTACGCCACCCTCGCCTTCCTCAAACCCGAGATGCGCGTGTTGGTGGAGGAGACCGAATACACGCCGTACTGGGACGCCCTGCGCCTCCTCTCGAAGTCGCCCACGCTCATCCCCAGCAACCCGGAGAACGCCTTCCGCCCCGGAATAGAAGATTACGAAATGGCCGGGCCCGGCTTAGTGTTGAAGAGCAATCCCAGCAACCCGACCGGCGTCACCTGGACCGGCGAGCGGCTCCGATCCCTCGTCGCCCTATGCTCCCAGCCCGGCTGGGCTGGATTGATCGACGAAGCGTACGAGTTCTTCCATGAGCCGGAGCCGGACAGCGCCCTTCGGTACGTCGAAGATATTGACCGCACAAACCTCTTCGTGGTGAGCGCCGCCACCAAAGGGCTCCAAGCCCCCGGCCTACGGGTCGGTTGGATCGCTGCGTCGAAGGCGAATATCGAGCTCTTCCGCAACTTCTCCAGCATCGCCATGGGCGGCGTCGCCCGCCCATCCCAGATCTGCGTCGCCGGAATGCTGGAACTCGAAAGAGTTGCCCAGGCCCGCCGCGCCGTTGGTACCTACTATGGCGGCCAGCGTAAGCGCTATGAAGCCGCGCTGGCGGACCTCGGTTTCGAGCTATTCACCGGCGACGGTGGCTTCTACCACTGGGCTCGCCTCCCGGGCGGCCTTACCGCCGATGCCTTCAACGAACGCCTGTTCGCCCACCAAGCCGCCATCCTCCCCGGCCCCCTCTGCGACATGCTCCGCCGAGGCCCCTCATCCCCCCTGTCCCCCTTCATCCGCTTCTCCTTCGGCCCCCTAAAAGCCGACTCCTTCGAAACCGACGTCGCTATCCTGGCCGCTTGCGTACGATAA
- a CDS encoding YciI family protein, with translation MSEFVFLYRGGDRATSPEQGQQMMQKWIEWFKELTAGDHVVDRGQPLEWSGKVVQAGSKTIVDGPFAEAKDLVGGFTIIKANDLDHAAELAKNCPILDRNGHVEVRPVMRLDM, from the coding sequence ATGAGTGAATTCGTTTTTCTTTACCGTGGCGGCGACAGGGCGACTTCGCCCGAGCAGGGACAGCAGATGATGCAGAAGTGGATCGAGTGGTTCAAGGAGCTGACGGCGGGCGATCATGTCGTCGACCGGGGGCAGCCGCTCGAGTGGAGCGGGAAGGTTGTGCAGGCGGGCTCAAAGACCATCGTCGACGGCCCGTTCGCCGAGGCGAAGGACCTCGTCGGCGGTTTCACCATCATTAAGGCGAACGATCTCGACCACGCGGCTGAGCTCGCCAAGAACTGCCCGATCCTCGACCGTAACGGACATGTGGAAGTACGCCCCGTGATGCGCCTGGATATGTAA
- a CDS encoding RNA polymerase sigma factor, whose product MEHPAGPLEPGEDPIDHLFRRESGRMIATVARLLGLQNLALAEDVVQDAFCRAVEVWKYRGMPPNPEAWLMATAKNRALDVLRRERTARKFAPELASEWSLAQTVEESFTPHAIKDDQLRMMFSCCDPRLKEEAQLALVLHLLCGFGIDEIAAAFLVSHHAMEKRVIRAKKSLAELGLIFDLADAEFSARLSTVYRALYLLFNEGYHGASSVSVVRAELCQEALRLTYLLMENPLGAAPATFALGALMCFHGARLRTRIGPCGELAPLVEQDRTQWDSSLIEQGKRLLANSASGYVLTEYHLEAMIASLHMEARSVEETNWRAIVELYDVLVEMRPSPVVALNRAIAVAQLRGPAEGIEEIRAISERERLDRYPFYWAAIGELESRRGDFPEAREAFLKARDLARNPMERHFLSKRIADYSAV is encoded by the coding sequence ATGGAGCACCCCGCCGGCCCGCTTGAACCGGGAGAAGACCCGATCGATCATCTGTTCCGGCGCGAGTCGGGGCGGATGATCGCGACGGTCGCCCGGCTTCTCGGGCTGCAAAACCTCGCCTTGGCGGAAGACGTCGTTCAAGACGCCTTCTGCCGGGCCGTTGAAGTGTGGAAGTACCGGGGAATGCCGCCGAATCCGGAGGCGTGGCTGATGGCGACGGCAAAGAATCGCGCGCTCGACGTGCTGCGGCGCGAGAGGACGGCGCGTAAGTTCGCGCCGGAGCTCGCCTCCGAATGGAGCTTGGCGCAAACGGTCGAGGAGTCGTTCACTCCCCATGCCATCAAAGACGACCAGCTTCGGATGATGTTCTCGTGCTGCGACCCGCGGCTCAAGGAGGAGGCGCAGCTCGCTCTGGTGCTCCATCTCTTGTGCGGCTTCGGGATCGACGAGATCGCGGCGGCGTTCCTGGTCTCGCACCACGCCATGGAGAAGCGAGTGATCCGGGCCAAGAAATCGCTGGCGGAGCTTGGCCTCATCTTCGATCTCGCGGACGCGGAGTTTTCGGCTCGGCTCTCCACCGTGTACCGGGCGCTTTATCTGCTCTTCAACGAGGGATACCACGGCGCGTCGTCGGTGTCGGTGGTGCGGGCGGAGCTGTGTCAAGAGGCGCTGCGGCTGACTTACCTCCTGATGGAGAATCCGCTCGGGGCGGCGCCGGCAACTTTCGCGCTGGGGGCGCTTATGTGCTTTCACGGGGCGCGGCTGCGGACGCGCATCGGCCCGTGCGGCGAGTTGGCGCCGTTGGTGGAGCAGGATCGAACGCAGTGGGATTCCTCCCTCATCGAGCAGGGGAAGCGGCTGTTGGCGAACTCGGCATCGGGCTATGTGCTGACCGAGTACCACCTCGAGGCGATGATCGCCTCGCTGCATATGGAGGCGCGAAGCGTGGAGGAGACGAACTGGCGGGCGATCGTGGAGCTTTACGACGTTCTGGTGGAAATGCGGCCTTCGCCGGTGGTCGCCCTCAACCGCGCGATCGCGGTGGCGCAGCTTCGGGGGCCGGCGGAGGGGATCGAAGAGATTCGGGCAATTTCGGAGCGCGAGCGGCTGGACCGATATCCTTTCTATTGGGCTGCCATCGGGGAGTTGGAATCGCGCCGAGGCGATTTCCCGGAAGCCAGGGAGGCGTTCTTAAAAGCGCGGGACCTGGCGCGCAATCCGATGGAACGCCACTTCTTGTCCAAACGGATAGCCGACTATAGCGCCGTCTAG
- a CDS encoding division/cell wall cluster transcriptional repressor MraZ, whose protein sequence is MNSLLGQYEIELEDDGRLRLPPRFAAILTPRLVAWLTPYRAIRVASRDEALEAVAEHGFLHVQVDLGSDGYLPIPADLARDAGLTADALVIGMGRFFEIWSREEYAIFSQEHLR, encoded by the coding sequence ATGAACTCCCTGCTCGGGCAATACGAGATTGAATTGGAAGACGACGGCCGTCTCCGCCTGCCGCCCCGCTTTGCGGCGATCCTAACTCCTCGCCTCGTTGCTTGGCTCACTCCCTATCGCGCGATCCGGGTCGCCTCCCGCGATGAGGCGCTGGAAGCCGTCGCCGAGCATGGCTTTCTACACGTCCAGGTCGACCTCGGGTCGGACGGTTATCTGCCGATCCCGGCAGATCTCGCCCGAGATGCCGGCCTCACGGCCGATGCCCTGGTCATCGGAATGGGACGCTTCTTCGAGATCTGGTCCCGCGAGGAGTACGCCATTTTCTCCCAAGAGCACCTACGCTAG
- a CDS encoding GntR family transcriptional regulator, producing MSNRSRPMVGTTAEGLRAWIREGRLRAGDTLDSEHRLAETLGVSRGTIRLAIDVLVSTGELTRRPHSRPVIGMLGDRSSGSEGLDVYVWVSHPISDHASLMFMRGVSLGLKGTPYRMIVREPTRFYGGHVPSDERQFLIDLLENEGAAGAIIQRDAAGKNAEAAKTLLRAGKPLVFVDSPPPEGVDADYVGSSNLAAARQCVEHLIELGHQRIACLMESDETDVTNQRTKGYWRAMRLGGLEDRGVCLIAGALANEGRHLHPAGRFAPRCATHGAYLEWSQRLVAAVLALPERPTAVFVGCDVLAHSVGALLEGAGVRIPEDMSIVGFDWLARWESAQIDDLTTASQDFEGFGRQSADLLLDRLTGEASATPRHVLLPAPLVVRSSTAPRKAAMPSGDHLGSKPL from the coding sequence ATGTCTAATCGTTCACGCCCAATGGTCGGAACGACGGCGGAGGGGCTTCGCGCTTGGATCCGGGAAGGACGGCTTCGAGCGGGGGATACGCTCGACTCCGAGCATCGGTTGGCCGAGACGCTGGGGGTTAGCCGTGGTACGATTCGGCTGGCGATCGACGTCCTCGTCTCCACCGGCGAGTTGACCCGCCGTCCGCACTCCCGGCCGGTTATCGGCATGCTGGGCGACCGGTCATCGGGGTCGGAAGGGCTCGACGTCTACGTGTGGGTTAGCCACCCGATCTCGGACCACGCTTCGCTCATGTTCATGCGCGGCGTCTCGCTCGGGCTCAAGGGTACGCCATACCGGATGATCGTTCGTGAGCCAACCCGTTTCTACGGCGGCCATGTACCTTCCGACGAGCGCCAGTTCCTTATCGACTTGCTCGAAAACGAGGGGGCGGCAGGCGCGATTATTCAGCGGGATGCCGCGGGAAAAAACGCCGAAGCGGCCAAAACTCTTCTGCGCGCGGGAAAACCTCTCGTCTTTGTAGACTCCCCGCCTCCTGAAGGAGTGGATGCCGACTACGTCGGCTCGAGCAATCTGGCGGCGGCTCGGCAATGCGTCGAGCACTTGATCGAGCTTGGGCACCAGAGAATCGCTTGTCTGATGGAAAGCGACGAAACGGACGTCACCAATCAGCGGACCAAAGGATATTGGAGAGCCATGCGCTTGGGAGGCCTCGAGGATCGGGGCGTCTGCCTGATCGCCGGCGCTCTTGCAAACGAAGGGCGTCACCTTCACCCAGCCGGAAGGTTTGCCCCCCGGTGCGCGACCCACGGCGCCTATCTTGAATGGTCCCAGCGGCTAGTCGCCGCCGTGCTCGCCCTTCCCGAAAGGCCGACCGCGGTCTTCGTCGGCTGCGACGTGCTGGCCCACTCCGTCGGGGCGCTTTTGGAGGGTGCGGGAGTGCGCATTCCCGAGGATATGTCCATCGTCGGCTTCGACTGGCTTGCCCGGTGGGAATCGGCGCAAATAGACGACCTCACGACCGCCAGCCAGGATTTTGAAGGTTTCGGGCGGCAGTCGGCGGACCTTCTGCTCGACCGTCTTACCGGCGAGGCGTCCGCGACGCCCCGCCATGTTTTGCTACCGGCACCGCTTGTCGTGCGGTCCTCGACCGCCCCTCGGAAGGCTGCTATGCCCTCCGGCGATCATTTGGGCTCGAAGCCCCTTTAA